The genomic region CGGACCGCCCGCTCAGCTCGAGCGTCTCCGCGTACGTCCCCGCGGCGATCGCCACGACGGCTCCGTCGGGTGCGTCCAGCAGGGCCGAGCCGATGGTCGAGTAGGCGCCGGGGCGGTCAGCCGCGACGGTCAGGACCCGCATCAGCTGGCCCGGTCCAGCAGCCAGCCCCGGTCGGCCGCCTTGACACCCGCCTGGAACCGGCTGCGGGCGCCCAGCCGGCCCATGATCTGCGAGACCATCCGGCGTACCGTCCGCACCGAGCAGCCGAGTTGGGCCGCCGCGACCTCGTCGGTGACGCCCAGCGCGAGCAGCCGGAGCATCTCCCGGTTCCGCGCGTCCAGGTCGGCGTCGCTCGGCAGGTCGCTGTCCGTCAGCGGTACGGCGTCCGGCCAGACCCGCTCGAACAGCTCGGTCGCCGTGGCGACGACGCTGCTCAGCCGCAGCACCGCGACGCTCCCGTTCGAGCTGTCGGCGGGCAGGACAGCGACCGCGCCGTCGATGATCAGCGCGTTCAGGGGGACGTGCGGCAGCGTCCGGACGGCCACGCCGGCCGCGGACAGCGCGCCGAGGTGGCGGCTCTGCCCCGGGGCGGTTCGGGCGGTGTCCGGGTAGATCGCCCGGTAGCGCAGGCCGGACCGGACGTCGCGCGGCCCGAACGCCGGCCCGGCCGGGGTCAGGTTGCTCATCGCGATGACCTCGTCGCGGGCCTCGGCCAGCAGCGCGGCGATGCCGTCCTGGGCGGGCACGTGGTGGAAGCCGGCGGGGCGGTTCAGCACGGTGACAGTCATGAGAGAGGGACCCCCAGAGGTAGCGTGGCGGCGACACCGGTCGCGTGCCGCCCGTCGAGGCGTTCGGGCACCACTCCGTAGGAGCGAGCCAGGGTGGTGAGCACGGTGACCGCCGCGTCGAGTGTGGCCGGATGTGAGGCGGCGACTCGCAGTACGGCGTCGTGCTGGGTGGGTTCTGGGCCGTCAGCCGGCGCGGTGACGGTGATGGCGAGGGTGTGCGCGCAGCCGGTCGCAGTACCGAGCAGGGTGTCGACCAAGGCCTGTGCGGCCGGCCTG from Kribbella flavida DSM 17836 harbors:
- a CDS encoding helix-turn-helix transcriptional regulator; translated protein: MTVTVLNRPAGFHHVPAQDGIAALLAEARDEVIAMSNLTPAGPAFGPRDVRSGLRYRAIYPDTARTAPGQSRHLGALSAAGVAVRTLPHVPLNALIIDGAVAVLPADSSNGSVAVLRLSSVVATATELFERVWPDAVPLTDSDLPSDADLDARNREMLRLLALGVTDEVAAAQLGCSVRTVRRMVSQIMGRLGARSRFQAGVKAADRGWLLDRAS